GTACTGTCGCCACCCGCGCGTGCGCACCCACGCCGCGAACAGCACGGCGAGTGCCAGAAGCGGGATATGATACACCTCGCGGAGCCGGTCGAACACCGACTGCTCGCGAGATTCGGCGGAGTCACTCATTGGTTCGAAGTGCTCGAAAACACGCATAAGCCTTCTCATGTCCCCGACGAGAGACAAGACCCATATCGCCCGCCCGTGGAGTGGTCGGCATGCAGGTGTCAGTCGTGGTCTGTACCCACGAGCCGGACCGCTACACCGACCTCCGGGCCGCCGCCGACTCCGTGCTCGCGGGCACGTACGACGACGTGGAGGTCGTCCTCGTCTCCGACGGGTCCGCGCGCGTGACCGAGCTGATGGAACGCGACTACGGCGACCACCCCGACGTGCGAATCGCGAGCCTCGATGCAAATCAGGGACTGCTCGTCGCTCGCAACCGCGGCGCGGCCGTCGCGACGGGCGACATCGTCGCGTTCATCGACGACGACGCCGTCGCCGCCCCCGACTGGCTGGAGAAACTCGTCGCCGCCCACGAGACCCACGACCGCCACGCGACGGGCGGCCGGATGGTTCCCCGGTGGGTCGCCGACAAGCCCGACTTTCTCCCCGAGGAGTTCTACTTTCTCATCGGCGCGGCCCATCGTGGCTTCGGCCCCGAGGGCGACCGCGAGCGGGCGGGCGAGATTCGCAACGGAATGGGGTCGAATCTGGCCTTCCGCGCCGAGACGTTCGAGACGCTGGGCGGCTTCGAGCCGACCGTCGGCGGCCGGAAGGGCGACAAGCAGATGCAGGGCGGCGAGACGGAGCTGTGTATCCGGCTCGCGGACGAGTTCGGCGAGGGCGTCTGGTACGTCCCCGACGCAATCGTCGAGCACAGGATCTACGACTACCGGACGGACCCGGTGTGGCTGCTCAAACGCGCCTTCTGGCAGGGCGTCTCGAAGCGCGGGATGGCGCGGTTCGTCCCCGAGTCCAGCGGCGACGAGACCGCTTTCCTCGGCCGGCTCGCGGGCGAGTATCTCCCCGACCGCGTTCGCGGACTCGTCTCGGAGCCGACGAGCGCGAGGCTCCAGCAGTTCCTGATGTTGCTCGTCTTGACCGTCGTGACAGGGCTCGGCTATCTGTACGGCTACTACCACTGGCGGTGAGTCGGCACGGACGGCGAACGAGGGGAGACAACGAATAAGGGCCGACGCCGAGAGCATCGCGTATGACAGACATCGCCGTCGTCCACGGTAACTATCTCGCGCACGGTGGCGGCGAAGTGGTCGCCGAACGGCTCGCGGAGACGTTCGACGCGCCGCTGTACTACGGATTCGGCAACGACGACGCCCTCCCGGACAACGACACCGACCACGTGAGCCTGTTCGACGACTCGCTGCTCGCTCGCTGGAAGGAATCCCCGCTCGTTCGCGACGCGTTCTACGTCTGGGCGTTCCAACACGTCCCCCAGCTCCACGAGTACGACGTGCTCGTCCAGAGCGGGAACGAGCCGGGGTGGTACGTCCCGCCGGACGACCAACCGGTGGTAAAGTACGTCCACTCGACGCCGCGGGCCGCCTACGACCGGTTTCCGGACAAGGGCGGCGACCCGCTCGTCCGCGCGTACGCGTTCGCGACCCGCCTGCTCTACGCGCAGAACCTCGCGTATCCCGACGTGTACGTCGCCAACTCCGAGCTTATCGCGCGCCGGGTGCGCCGCTACTGGGGTATCGACGACGTGCGCGTCGTCTATCCGCCGGTGCCGGTCGACAGCTACGAGGTGCGTCCCCACGAGGAGCGCGACGGCTTCTTCTTCACCTTCTCGCGGCTGGACGAGTCGAAACGCATCGACGAGATCGTGCGCGCGTTCGCCGACCGCGACGACCGCCTCGTCGTCGGCGGCGACGGGCCGGAGGCCGACCGCTTGCGCGAGATAGCGACGGACAACGTCGAGTTCCGGGGATTCCTCTCGGAGTCGGAGAAACGCGACCTGCTCGCACGGGCACGGGGATTCGTCTTCGCGGCCCGCAACGAGGATTTCGGTATCGTCCCCGTCGAGGCGCTGGCGAGCGGGACTCCCGTCGTCGGGGTCCGTGACGGCTACACGCGCTATCAGATTCACGACGGCCAGAACGGCCTGTTGTACGACCGTGGCAGTGAGAACCTCGCTGCGGCCCTCGACCGCCTGCAGGAGTCGGGCGTCGAGTGGGACGCCGAGCGAATTGCGACAGCGGCCGAACAGTACGGCGAGACCGCCTTCGAGCAGGGGATGCGCGAGGCCGTCGATGAGGCGCGCGAACGGGTGCGAATCGACCCGTAACCGCCTGTCGGAAGCTTTTCACAGGCGGGGAAACCACCTCGGCGTATGAATCCCGCCGAGGTCTGCGTCCTCCTGCCGGCCATAAACGAGGCCGAGACCGTCGGCTCCGTCGTCGCCGGCTTCCGCGAGGCTGGCTTCGACGAGGTGCTCGTCGTCGACGGCGGGTCCGACGACGACACGCGAACGCGAGCGCGGGAGGCCGGTGCCCGCGTCGTCAAGCAGCGCGGCCACGGGAAGGGACAGGCGATTCGACAGGCCATCGACGAGGAGATTCACCGTCCCGTGGTGTTGATGGCCGACGCCGACGGCACCTACGACCCGAGCGACGCCGAGCGCATGCTGGACCCGATTCAGCACGGCCGGGCCGAACACGTCATCGGCGACCGGTTCGCGAATCTCGAATCGGGGGCGATGACCCGGCTCAACAAGGTCGGCAATCGCCTGGCGAACCGCGTGTTCGGGATTATCCACGGGAAACGACTCGGCGATATCCTCTCGGGATATCGCGCCTTCACCCGACAGTCGTTCCAGCGGTACGCCCTCTCGGCTGACGGGTTCGGCATCGAGACCGAACTCTCCGTCGAGGCGGTCAAACACGGCACGACCGTCGAGGTCGTTCCCATCACCTACCGCGCCCGACCCGCCGGCTCGGAGACGAACCTCCACCCGATTGCTGACGGCGCGCGCATCTTCGCGACGCTGTACCGGCTGGCGAAAACCAGCAATCCGCTCTTCTACTTCGGCTCGGTCGGCTCCCTGTCGCTGCTCGCCGGGCTGGTGATTGCCGTCTACGTCGGCGTCGAGTGGTTCCTGCGGACCCCGCCCGTCTCGCACGAGGCGCTCACCGTCGTCGGGGCCGCGGCCGTCATCCTCGGGGTCCAGCTACTCGTGTTCGGTGTGTTGTCGGACGTGATTATCACGGCGAACCGCGAGCAGACCCGCCGGATGGAGCAGTTGGTCGAACGCCTCGCCGACGACGACGAGGAGCCGCCGAAACGCAAAACAGCCGGGAGCGACGAGTAGCGGTGTGACCGACTACACCACGGTTTCGATTCCGAAGGACCTCGCCGAGCGCGTCGACGAGACCATCGAGGGGACGAGCTTTTCATCGACTTCCGACCTCGTCCGGTTCCTGCTGCGGAGCATCGTCATCCAACACCAGCAGGGCGGGGAGCTGACGGAAGCCGAGTTTCAGGAAATCGCCGACCAGCTCCACGACCTCGGCTACCTGCGTTAACCCTCGAAGGGCGTCTCCTCCGGCTCGACGTCGAGGACGGTGAGTGGCAGTTCCGTTCCCGAGCGGTCGAAGGCGGCGAACGAATCGCGGTCGTACGGCGGGACGGCGACGAAGACGACGCTGTGGAAGTCGTCGGTCGTGACGACGTCCAGCGGCCCGTCTGGGTGTGAGATGAAGCGACCGTCCGAGTCGGGCGTCCCGATGTCCATCCCGAAGACGGCATCGAGCGAGCCGGCTGCGTCGGGCAGGTAGAACTCGGTGAAGACCGGCTGGGCCGGGTCGAGCGTACAGCCGTCGAGGTCGCCGGCCGGCTGTGTCACGAGCGCGACGGTCAGCGACTTCGGGTCGCGGTCGCTGGCCATCTCCAGCAGCACGGTCACGAGTCCGCGAGTGAGATACGGCACACGAGCACGGAGGTGCGTCGCGGGTATAACAGTGACTCAGAGGAACTCGCGCAAAGCACCGAGATACGCCTTCGGCAGTCGGCGGCGCGCGTTGTCGACGGCGTCGCGAATCAGCATCGTCGTCTCCGCGGCGATGCCCGCGCCGTGGCCGACGCGCACTCGCTTCGTGTCGTACTCGCGCAGCGACCGCGGCGGGAACAGCCGCAACATCGGGTGGACGCCGATCGGTTCGTCGCCGGCACAGAAGTAACCGACCGTCCCGAGCGCCTCGGGGACGACGAGCGTCTCGCCGTCGGTGAGAATCGCCTCGTCCCACACCGGCACGCCGAGGTCGATACAGTCGTAGTCGGTGTCGTCGAGGAACGCCTCGATTGGTTCGGCGCTCCCGTCGAGTTTCTTGTCGACGCTCATCCACGACGGCGCGTACACGGGCACGTCGTGGCGGTCGGCAAACACCTCGGCGTCGCGGACGTGACGGTCTAAGAGGATAGCGACGCCGCCGACCTCGCCGCGGTCGGCGTAGAGTTCTTCCACGCCGTCGGCGTCGACCGGGTCGACGAGCAGCGTGCCGGCGTCGGTCGCGAGCGCGTGCGAGGCGCGTTGCATCCCCTCGTCGGGGTACGCAATCCAGCCGACGCCGTCGTCGGCGTCGTCAATTTGGCGCGGCTCCGTCGTACCGTCCCCCTTCATTGGCATACCACGAGTGAGGGGCGGCGGGCTAATAAGCCCCACAGCCGCACACGCTTTGGTCGTGTGCGACACAGTGTCGCTGTGACCGACCACGAGTACGAACACGTCGTCGTCGACGCGCTGCCCGACGCCCCGAACCCCACCCGCCACAAGAAGGAACTCGACGAGGCTGTCGGCGCGAGCGAGTTCGGCTTCAACGTCATCGTCGCGGACCCCGGCGAACGAATCCCGTGGGGGTACCACCACCATCCCGACCACGAGGAACTGTTCTACGTGCTCGACGGGACCCTTCGTGTCGAGACAGCGGACGGAGACCACACCGTCGAGGCGGGCGAGGCGTTCTTCGTTCCCGCCGGCGCGCCACAGAAGGGTGTCGCCGGCGCGGACGGCTGTCGGCTCATCGCGGCGGGCGCACCGAAGGACAGCGACCGCGCCGTCATCGAGGAGGAGTGTCCGGCCTGCGGTGAGGTGACCAACCGCGACTACCGGGTAGAGGGCGACGGCTACGTTCTGGAGTGTGCGGGCTGTGGGGCGGACGTGGACGAACTACGCCCCGGCCCGGAGAGTTAGAGTCGGTCGGTGTCGATGTCGCGGCCCGGCGGCGAGACGACGAGGAAGCCGCGAAAGTGCATCAGCTCGCCGCCGAGGTCCGTAATCTCGGTGGCGAAGCCGGCCGCAAGCTCGGAGAGGTCCCCCTCGATGTCGAGCACGAGGGTGTTGCCCGCCTCGACGAGCGCAATCCACTCGGCGTCGGGCGTCTCGCCGTCTAAGATGCCGAGCACCACGCTGTCCGTGTCGGGCACGTCCATGTCCCCTTCCGCCGACTGCAAGTCGAGTTCGAACTCGCTCATAGCTACCCGTGGACGCCCGGCGGGCAAAAATCCACGCGCCCGCCGGACGGTGGGTTGTGCGCGCCCCAGCCCGACCAATTTCTGAACGTTTGACCTGTGTATTCCGAATAGAATACCATCTACACAGAATTGTAGATATGAGTGTGCTAAAATCGGGCGAATGTCTCGCGCGAGCCGGCAACAACTGTGTCGACACAACGATTAAATACCGTGACCCCTCTGAATTGAGATACCATGACACAAGAGGTAACGTCGACTGAGTCGGCGGGTCGAGTTCTTCGCGGGCACAGTATCTAATACCCCCGAAATCGACGAAGCACGGATTTTCGACACCACGCTGCGCGACGGCGAACAGTCGCCACGCACGTCCTTCTCGTACGAGGACAAGCGCGAGATAGCGGCGGTACTCGACGAGATGGGGACCCACGTCATCGAGGCGGGGTTCCCGGTCAACTCCGACGCGGAGTTCGAGGCCGTCCGCGACATCGCGGAACACACGAAGGGGACGACCTGCGGCCTGGCGCGCGTCGTGGAAGGAGATGTGGAGGCAGCCCTCGACAGCGGCGTCGAGATGGTCCACGTCTTCGTCTCCACGAGCGACGTGCAGCTGCAGGACAGCATGCACGCGACCCGCGAGGACGCGGTCGAGCGTGCGGTCGCCAGCGTCGAACGGGTCAAGGAAGCGGGCGTGGAGTGCATGTTCTCGCCCATGGACGCGACCCGGACGGAGGAATCGTTCCTGATCGAGATTATCGAGGCGGTCAGTGCGGCCGGCACGGACTGGATTAACATCCCCGACACCTGCGGCGTCGGGACGCCGAGCACCTTCGCCGACGTGGTGCGGACGGTGTTGGACCACACTGACGCCAGCGTCGACGTGCACGCGCACGACGACTTCGGGCTGGCGTCGGCCAACGCCCTCTCGGGCTTCGAGGCCGGGGCGACGCAGGCGCAGGTGTCGGTCAACGGCATCGGCGAGCGCGCCGGCAACGCCGCCTACGAGGAGGTCGTGATGGCGCTGGAGTCGCTGTACAACTACGACACCGGCATCGACACCACCCGCATCACGGAGCTGTCGCGGCTGGTCGCAGACCGCAGCGACATGCCGGTGCCGGACAACAAGCCCGTCGTGGGTGCAAACGCGTTCGCCCACGAGTCGGGGATTCACGCGGCCGGCGTAATCGAGAACAGCGACACGTTCGAGCCGGGCGTGATGACCCCGGAGATGGTGGGTGCAACCCGCGAGCTGGTGTTGGGAAAACACACCGGCCAACACTCCGTTCGGGAGCGGCTCACCGAGCAGGGGTACGACCCGACGGACGACGAGGTGCGCGAGGTGACGCGGCGGGTGAAAGACCGCGGCGCCGAAAAAGAGCGCATCACCGTCGCCGTCTTAGAGCGGTTCGCCGACGACATCGGCATCAAGAAGCGGGAGTCTGAGGTCAGAACGTGAGGGCGACACCCGCGACCGCGCCCGCCGGCGAGCACCGCGCCCGCCGTCGCGGTAACGTTTGCGCGAGTGTGTGCCGTTTTATTTACCCACGACGAGTGACGCGTACAGATGGCCGACGCACACGCTCTGGTTCGTCCGACCGTGAGCGTCGCGCAGCTTCGTATTGTAGGGGTCTGAGCCCCTACAGTACCTATTTTCCACCGACCGTTCGCACCGTTTTCGACCACCAGCCACCCCTACCGATGGCACGACACCACCACACCACGAACCGATGAGTAGCGAACAGACAACAGCCAGCGACGAAGCCGACGAGCCGACGCCGGTGACGACGGGCGCGGAGTCGGTCGTCCGCGCGCTGGAGAACGCCGGCGTCGAACACCTGTTCGGCGTGCAGGGCGGGGCAATCATGCCCATCTACGACGCGCTGTACGACTCCGAGATGACGCATCTCACGATGGCCCACGAGCAAGGGGCCGTCCACGCCGCCGACGCCTACGGCGCGGTCGACGGTGACCCGGGCATCTGTCTGGCCACCTCCGGGCCGGGCGCGACGAACCTCGTCACCGGCATCGCCGACGCGGACATGGACTCCGACCCCGTGGTCGCGTTGACGGGCCAGGTGCCGACGGATTTCGTCGGTAGCGACGCCTTCCAGGAGACGGACACGACGGGCGTCACCCGCCCGATTACGAAGGAGAACTACTTCGCGGACGACCCCGACTCCGTCGGCGACACCGTCGGCGAGGCGTTCGCGATGGCAAACCGCGGCCGACAGGGACCGACGCTCGTCGACCTCCCGAAGGACGTCTCGAACGGCGAGACCGACCGCGAGCCGGGGCCACCGCGCACCCCACCGACGTACGTGCCGGCCGAGACGGCAGACGAACGCGCCGTCGGCCGCGCCGCCGACGCGCTCCAGCAGGCCGACCGCCCCGTCATCCTCGCGGGCGGGGGCGTCATCCGCGCGGAGGCGAGCGAGCAGCTGGGCGAGTTCGCCATCGAACACGAGATTCCGGTCGTCACGACAATGCCCGGTATCGGCGCGTTCCCGGAAGACCACGAGCTCTCCCTAGAGTGGGGCGGGATGCACGGCACCGGCTACGCCAACATGGCGCTGACGATGACCGACTGCATGTTCGCCGTCGGGACGCGCTTCGACGACCGCCTGACCGGCGGCGTGGAGACGTTCGCGCCCGACGCCGAAATCATCCACGTCGACATCGACCCCGCAGAAATCTCGAAGAACGTCGAAGCCGACTTCGGGCTGGTCGGCGATGCCCGCGCGGTCATCAAGCAGTTCGCGGCCGCGATGGACCGCTCGCCGGACACCGCCGACTGGTGTGAGCGGTGTACCGACTGGAAGCAGGAGTACCCCCTCGATTACCACATCGAGGAGGACGCGCCCGTCAAACCGCAGTTCGTCGTGGAGGCGGTCGACGCCGCGACAGACGACGACACCGTCGTCACGACCGGCGTCGGCCAACACCAGATGTGGGCCTGCCAGTACTGGACCTTCACCCAGCCCCGGACGTGGATTTCGAGCCACGGACTGGGGACGATGGGCTACGGCGTGCCCGCGGCCATCGGCGCGCGCGTCGCGGCCGACGACGACCAGACCGTCGTCTGTTTCGACGGCGACGGCTCCTTCCTGATGACGTGTCAGGAGCTGACCGTCGCGGCCCGCGAGCAGATGGACATCACCGTCTTCGTGTTGAACAACCAGTTCATCGGGATGGTGCGCCAGTGGCAGGACGGTTTCTTCGAGGGCCGCCGGATGGCCTCGGAGTACGACTGGATGCCGAAGTTCGACGCCGTCGCCGAGGCCTTCGGCGCGGAAGGGTTCACCATCGACGACTACGACGACGTGGAGGGCACCATCGAGGAAGCCCTCGACTACGAGGGACCGTCGGTCGTCGACGTTCGCATCGCCCCGGAGGAAGACGTGTTCCCGATGGTGCCAAGCGGCGGGGACAACGGTCTCTTCGCCCTGCGAGGTGAGCACCTGTGAGCCGCGAGGAGAGCGAACCGCCCGAGTCGGGGCTGCTCGGTCCGGACCCGGAAAACCGGGAGCGACCCGTCGGGCGACGCAACAGTCAGGGAATCCGCATCGACCCCGAGACGGAGGCGACCCGCGAGCCGCGCCGGACGACCATCACCGCGCTCGTCGCGAACGAGCCGGGCGTGCTGTCGAAGGTGACCGGGCTGTTCAGCCGCCGGCAGTACAACATCGAATCGCTGACCGTCGGAACCACACAGAACCCCGACTGGTCGCGCATCACGGTCGTGGTCGAGGAGCCGGACCCGAACATCGACCAGATCGAAAAGCAACTCGACAAGCTCGTCCCGGTCATCCACACGCGCGAACTCGAACGCGAGGCCGTCGAGCGCGAGCTCGTCTTGGTGAAGATGGACGCCGACGAGCCGGACAAGGTCCACGCCATCACCGAGATGTACGAGGGGCGCACCCTCGATGCCGGTCCCCGGACCATCACGGTCGAGTTGACCGGTCGCGAACAGAAAATCGACGACGCCCTCGACGCCTTCGAGCAGTTCGGCGTTCGCGAGATAGCCCGCACGGGACGAACGGCCCTCGCCCGTGGCGAGACGAAGACATCCATCGCACCGGAGCGACTCAAATAATGACAGAGATATACTACGACGACGACGCTGACGAATCGGTACTGAACGACACGACGGTAGCCATCCTCGGCTACGGCAGTCAGGGTCACGCCCACGCCCAGAACCTCGACGACTCGGGCGTCGACGTGGTCGTCGGACTGCGCAAGGGGTCCTCTTCGCGCAAGGCGGCGAAGGCCGACGGACTCGACGTGGCGACCCCGGTGGAGGCCGCCGGTCGCGCGGATATCGTGAATCTGCTCGTGCCGGACACGGTCCAGCCGGACGTGTACGACGCCATCGCCGACGAACTGGACGCCGGCGACACCCTCCAGTTCGCCCACGGGTTCAACATCCACTACAACCAGATCACGCCGCGAGATGACGTGAACGTCCAGATGGTCGCCCCGAAGTCGCCCGGCCACCTCGTCCGGCGTAACTACGAGCACGACGAAGGAACGCCGGGGCTGCTCGCGGTGTATCAGGACGCGACCGGCGACGCCCACGAGACCGGGCTCGCGTACGCGAAGGCAATCGGCTGCACGCGCGCGGGCGTCATCGAGACGACGTTCCAGGAAGAGACCGAGACCGACCTGTTCGGCGAGCAGGCCGTCCTCTGTGGGGGCGTCACCTCGCTCGTCAAGCAGGGGTACGAGACGCTGGTCGAGGCGGGGTACTCGCGCGAGATGGCCTACTTCGAGTGTCTGAACGAGCTCAAGCTCATCGTGGACCTGATGTACGAAGGCGGCCACGCCGAGATGTGGGACTCCGTGTCCGACACCGCCGAGTTCGGCGGGCTGACCCGCGGTGACCGCATCGTCGACGAGCACGCCCGCGAGAACATGGAGGACGTGCTCGAAGAGGTCCAGAGCGGCGAGTTCGCCCGCGAGTGGATTTCGGAGAATCAGGCCGGACGCCCGAGCTACACCCAGCTTCGACAGGCGGAGAAGAACCACGACATCGAGGACGTGGGCGAGGAGCTGCGCGCGCTGTTCGCGTGGGGCGGCGACGAGGAGGAACAGGAGACCGAACGGGTGTCCGCCGATGACTGAGCTGGGCGACATCGAGCACACGAACCCCTACACCGGGGAGTCGTTCGGCGAGACACAGACGTACGGCCGCGGGCGGTTCGTCGCCGCCGACGGCGGCGAGCCGGCGAGTGACCGCGACGACGCGGAGGCGTCACTCGGTGATATCTCGCACACACCGCCGCGGAACGCCCCGAGCGCCAACGGCGTCTACGACAGCACAGACCGATGAGTTCTGTGAGACATTCCTGCTCGCGTCGCTGCGCGGGCCGTGACTCACAGCCTCATGCTCGCGGGGTGCTCGCATGAGTTCCGGAACCTTGTACGACAAAGTGTGGGACCGCCACAAGGTCGCGGAGCTGCCGGACGGTCGCGACCAGCTGTTCATCGGGCTGCACCTGATGCACGAGGTGACGAGCCCGCAGGCGTTCGGCATGCTGCGCGAACGCGACATCGACGTGGCGTTTCCGGAGCGGACGCTGGCGACGACCGACCACATCATCCCGACGGACCCGGCAGCACGCGACCGCCCCTTCGAGGACGACCAGGCCGAGACGATGTTGCAGGCGCTCGAGTCCAACGTCGAGGAGGCCGGCATCGACTTCTACGGGCTGGAGTCCGGCAAGCAGGGTATCGCCCACGTCGTCGGGCCGGAGTTGGGCGCGACCCAGCCGGGCCAGACCATCGTCTGTGGCGACTCCCACACCTCGACGCACGGCGCGTTCGGGGCCGTCGCGATGGGTATCGGCACCTCACAGATTCGGGACGTGTTGGCGACGGGCTGTATCGCCGCCGAGAAGATGGACGTGCGCCGCGTCGAGGTGACCGGCGAGCTGTCGGACGGCGTCGCGCCCAAGGACGTGATTCTCCACATCATCGGCGAACTCGGCGTCGACGGCGGCGTCGGTCACGTGTACGAGTACGGCGGCGAGGCAATCGAGGCGATGGACATGGAGGGGCGACTCTCCGTCTGTAACATGTCCATCGAGGGCGGTGCCCGCGCGGGCTACGTCAACCCCGACCAGACCACCTACGACTACCTGGAGGGTCGCCAGTACGCGCCCGAAGGCGACGAGTG
This portion of the Halosegnis longus genome encodes:
- a CDS encoding glycosyltransferase family 2 protein, with translation MQVSVVVCTHEPDRYTDLRAAADSVLAGTYDDVEVVLVSDGSARVTELMERDYGDHPDVRIASLDANQGLLVARNRGAAVATGDIVAFIDDDAVAAPDWLEKLVAAHETHDRHATGGRMVPRWVADKPDFLPEEFYFLIGAAHRGFGPEGDRERAGEIRNGMGSNLAFRAETFETLGGFEPTVGGRKGDKQMQGGETELCIRLADEFGEGVWYVPDAIVEHRIYDYRTDPVWLLKRAFWQGVSKRGMARFVPESSGDETAFLGRLAGEYLPDRVRGLVSEPTSARLQQFLMLLVLTVVTGLGYLYGYYHWR
- a CDS encoding glycosyltransferase: MTDIAVVHGNYLAHGGGEVVAERLAETFDAPLYYGFGNDDALPDNDTDHVSLFDDSLLARWKESPLVRDAFYVWAFQHVPQLHEYDVLVQSGNEPGWYVPPDDQPVVKYVHSTPRAAYDRFPDKGGDPLVRAYAFATRLLYAQNLAYPDVYVANSELIARRVRRYWGIDDVRVVYPPVPVDSYEVRPHEERDGFFFTFSRLDESKRIDEIVRAFADRDDRLVVGGDGPEADRLREIATDNVEFRGFLSESEKRDLLARARGFVFAARNEDFGIVPVEALASGTPVVGVRDGYTRYQIHDGQNGLLYDRGSENLAAALDRLQESGVEWDAERIATAAEQYGETAFEQGMREAVDEARERVRIDP
- the aglJ gene encoding S-layer glycoprotein N-glycosyltransferase AglJ, with product MNPAEVCVLLPAINEAETVGSVVAGFREAGFDEVLVVDGGSDDDTRTRAREAGARVVKQRGHGKGQAIRQAIDEEIHRPVVLMADADGTYDPSDAERMLDPIQHGRAEHVIGDRFANLESGAMTRLNKVGNRLANRVFGIIHGKRLGDILSGYRAFTRQSFQRYALSADGFGIETELSVEAVKHGTTVEVVPITYRARPAGSETNLHPIADGARIFATLYRLAKTSNPLFYFGSVGSLSLLAGLVIAVYVGVEWFLRTPPVSHEALTVVGAAAVILGVQLLVFGVLSDVIITANREQTRRMEQLVERLADDDEEPPKRKTAGSDE
- a CDS encoding ribbon-helix-helix domain-containing protein; amino-acid sequence: MTDYTTVSIPKDLAERVDETIEGTSFSSTSDLVRFLLRSIVIQHQQGGELTEAEFQEIADQLHDLGYLR
- a CDS encoding cupin domain-containing protein is translated as MTDHEYEHVVVDALPDAPNPTRHKKELDEAVGASEFGFNVIVADPGERIPWGYHHHPDHEELFYVLDGTLRVETADGDHTVEAGEAFFVPAGAPQKGVAGADGCRLIAAGAPKDSDRAVIEEECPACGEVTNRDYRVEGDGYVLECAGCGADVDELRPGPES
- a CDS encoding DUF5779 family protein, whose product is MSEFELDLQSAEGDMDVPDTDSVVLGILDGETPDAEWIALVEAGNTLVLDIEGDLSELAAGFATEITDLGGELMHFRGFLVVSPPGRDIDTDRL
- a CDS encoding LeuA family protein, translated to MSRRVEFFAGTVSNTPEIDEARIFDTTLRDGEQSPRTSFSYEDKREIAAVLDEMGTHVIEAGFPVNSDAEFEAVRDIAEHTKGTTCGLARVVEGDVEAALDSGVEMVHVFVSTSDVQLQDSMHATREDAVERAVASVERVKEAGVECMFSPMDATRTEESFLIEIIEAVSAAGTDWINIPDTCGVGTPSTFADVVRTVLDHTDASVDVHAHDDFGLASANALSGFEAGATQAQVSVNGIGERAGNAAYEEVVMALESLYNYDTGIDTTRITELSRLVADRSDMPVPDNKPVVGANAFAHESGIHAAGVIENSDTFEPGVMTPEMVGATRELVLGKHTGQHSVRERLTEQGYDPTDDEVREVTRRVKDRGAEKERITVAVLERFADDIGIKKRESEVRT
- the ilvB gene encoding biosynthetic-type acetolactate synthase large subunit produces the protein MSSEQTTASDEADEPTPVTTGAESVVRALENAGVEHLFGVQGGAIMPIYDALYDSEMTHLTMAHEQGAVHAADAYGAVDGDPGICLATSGPGATNLVTGIADADMDSDPVVALTGQVPTDFVGSDAFQETDTTGVTRPITKENYFADDPDSVGDTVGEAFAMANRGRQGPTLVDLPKDVSNGETDREPGPPRTPPTYVPAETADERAVGRAADALQQADRPVILAGGGVIRAEASEQLGEFAIEHEIPVVTTMPGIGAFPEDHELSLEWGGMHGTGYANMALTMTDCMFAVGTRFDDRLTGGVETFAPDAEIIHVDIDPAEISKNVEADFGLVGDARAVIKQFAAAMDRSPDTADWCERCTDWKQEYPLDYHIEEDAPVKPQFVVEAVDAATDDDTVVTTGVGQHQMWACQYWTFTQPRTWISSHGLGTMGYGVPAAIGARVAADDDQTVVCFDGDGSFLMTCQELTVAAREQMDITVFVLNNQFIGMVRQWQDGFFEGRRMASEYDWMPKFDAVAEAFGAEGFTIDDYDDVEGTIEEALDYEGPSVVDVRIAPEEDVFPMVPSGGDNGLFALRGEHL
- the ilvN gene encoding acetolactate synthase small subunit — encoded protein: MSREESEPPESGLLGPDPENRERPVGRRNSQGIRIDPETEATREPRRTTITALVANEPGVLSKVTGLFSRRQYNIESLTVGTTQNPDWSRITVVVEEPDPNIDQIEKQLDKLVPVIHTRELEREAVERELVLVKMDADEPDKVHAITEMYEGRTLDAGPRTITVELTGREQKIDDALDAFEQFGVREIARTGRTALARGETKTSIAPERLK
- the ilvC gene encoding ketol-acid reductoisomerase gives rise to the protein MTEIYYDDDADESVLNDTTVAILGYGSQGHAHAQNLDDSGVDVVVGLRKGSSSRKAAKADGLDVATPVEAAGRADIVNLLVPDTVQPDVYDAIADELDAGDTLQFAHGFNIHYNQITPRDDVNVQMVAPKSPGHLVRRNYEHDEGTPGLLAVYQDATGDAHETGLAYAKAIGCTRAGVIETTFQEETETDLFGEQAVLCGGVTSLVKQGYETLVEAGYSREMAYFECLNELKLIVDLMYEGGHAEMWDSVSDTAEFGGLTRGDRIVDEHARENMEDVLEEVQSGEFAREWISENQAGRPSYTQLRQAEKNHDIEDVGEELRALFAWGGDEEEQETERVSADD
- the leuC gene encoding 3-isopropylmalate dehydratase large subunit is translated as MSSGTLYDKVWDRHKVAELPDGRDQLFIGLHLMHEVTSPQAFGMLRERDIDVAFPERTLATTDHIIPTDPAARDRPFEDDQAETMLQALESNVEEAGIDFYGLESGKQGIAHVVGPELGATQPGQTIVCGDSHTSTHGAFGAVAMGIGTSQIRDVLATGCIAAEKMDVRRVEVTGELSDGVAPKDVILHIIGELGVDGGVGHVYEYGGEAIEAMDMEGRLSVCNMSIEGGARAGYVNPDQTTYDYLEGRQYAPEGDEWDRLVADWETIGSDDDAEYDDVVTVDADGLDPMVTWGINPGQVTGITEPIPSPDDFEGKDRKNAETAVEHMEITPGETMEGYEVDVAFLGTCTNGRVSDFRRAAEILEGNTVDEGVRALAVPGSETVRTRCEEEGIDQIFKDAGFQWRQAGCSMCLAMNGDSLEGDEVCASSSNRNFIGRQGSKEGRTVLMSPAMVAAAAVEGEIADVRTFGGGN